Below is a genomic region from Fibrobacter sp. UWH6.
ATCAGTAGCACAGACCACCGTCCCAAAACAGCCCGCATCACGGGCCCGTTCCAAGGTGCGTACAATCATTTCCTTGCCAGCTATCTTGACCAGGGGTTTCCCGGGATAACGAGACGACCCCATGCGGGCAGGAACTATGCAATGCACGGTCATAGACTAAAAATCGAAGAGATTAACCGCCAATGACCTTGGGAATAGCAAAGTGGTCGTTTTCTACGGCCGGAGCGTTTGCAAAAGCCTGTTCCAGGGTGAAACCCTGCATGGGAACATCTTCGCGAAGAATGGTAGCACCATTTTCGACACCAGTCATAGGTTCGACATCGGCAAGGTTCAATGCCTTCAAAGCTTCCATCTGGTTCAGCATCTTGTCAAGATGACCCTTCAGAGCCGGAATTTCCTCTTCAGAAACACTCAGGCGAGAAAGCTTAGCCAATTTCAATACTTCTTCACGTTCAAGCATAAAAGCCTCTTTTTTATCAAATACAGGAACAATGTAGAAAAAAGTAGATAGTAGGTAGTAGGAAGTAGACGGTTGGAAGGCGGTAGTAGACGGTAAAAAGAGTGAGAAGGGCGGAGCCTGCGGCTCCTTTCAGCAGTGAGCTGTGAGCCGTGAGCTAGATAATCGCGCCAAAGGCGCCTTACTTTAACTCATAATTCGTATCTAAGTCCCTGGACCCCTCGACTTCGCTCGGGATGACACACCCTCACAGCCCACCATCCACTCTTCACTCTTCACTATTAACTGTTAATCGTTCACCCTCTAGACCACTTCCAACGATGCGTACTTCAGGATAATGGTTCTCGTGACACCGTCTCCAAAGCGGACGTCCACTCGGGCGTTGTCTCCAGTTCCGTAGGATTTCTGAACCACGCCGATACCGTATTTGATGTGGCGAACCTTTGCTCCCTGGTGGAACGGATTCTCGCTGAATTCGTCGTACACCACACGGGGGCCTGCGGGTGCCGCAGGAGCAGGCTTGGGAACAGAAACCGGATTGCGGTAGACAATGCGCTTATCGTTCTTGCGAATGGAATCGGGAACAGCGCCAGGGCGACTGAATCCACCGCTAAAGCCGCGTGAACCGAAATTAGAAGGTGCGGAACTGCGGCCACCAAAGCTACCGGAACTGGGACGACTGCCAAAGCTACCAGAGGCTCCCGGACGACGAGGAATGGGCGGAGGAGGATTTCCCATGCGAGGAGCCCTGAAGCCACCACCCTGAGAGTAATCCTGATTGAAGCTATTGAAACCGCCACCAAATCCGAAATCTTCACACGGTACAAAATCTACAACAGACGGATCCAATTCCTTGAGGAAGCGGGACGGGGCGAAGGGACGGATATTCCCCTGGAAGAACCTGCGTTCCGCATGATACAGGAACAGCTTCTTTTCGGCTCGGGTACATCCCACATAGAACAGTCGACGTTCCTCTTCCATCTGTTCATTCATCTCGGATCCAGACATCATGGAAGACATTCGGATCAACGGGAAAATTTCTTCATCGCAACCCGCAATATGAACCGTATTGAATTCCAGGCCCTTGGCCATATGAATCGTCATAAGGGTAACTTGTCCCTTAGAAGAATCCACCTTCTTGTCGCCATCTGTCAAAAGGGAAATATCCTGGAGGAACGCATCCAAAGTAGCACCGGGATGTTCTTCATCGAATTCACGGATGGCGTTAACCATTTCATCCAAGTTAGCGATTCTTTCGTCAGCAGTAATCTCATCTTCCTTACGGAGGAATTCCTTATAGCCAACGTCATTGATAATCTTTTCGGCAAGGATGGGCAGCGGAGTCTCGCCTGCGGCCACCAAAGCCTTCCAACCGAGAACCAAGTCTGTAAATCCCTTAAGTTTGGGAGCCGTACGTCCAAGGCCATTGGCTTCGGCCAGCAGATTTTCCCAGAAGGAACCTTCCCCATTACGTTCCTTTTCCAGGACCGTTTCCACAGTCGTCTTACCGATGGAACGAGGAGGCGTATTGATAACACGGAGGTAGGCGGCGTCATCACGTTCGTTGGCCAATACGCGCAGATAGGCAATAATGTCCTTGATTTCCTTGCGGTCCCAGAATCGCGTTCCACCAAAAATCACAGAAGGAATGCGTCGATCGTTCAAAGCCTTTTCAAGAGAACGGGACTGGGAATTTGTTCGATAGAAGACCGCAGTCTTGGCATACGATTCAGGACCGGCCTTG
It encodes:
- the gatC gene encoding Asp-tRNA(Asn)/Glu-tRNA(Gln) amidotransferase subunit GatC translates to MLEREEVLKLAKLSRLSVSEEEIPALKGHLDKMLNQMEALKALNLADVEPMTGVENGATILREDVPMQGFTLEQAFANAPAVENDHFAIPKVIGG
- a CDS encoding ATP-dependent helicase, whose protein sequence is MANIVDNGVLDRELNPEQAAAAKKIQGPMLILAGAGSGKTRCITYKIAHLVSAHNVESDRILAVTFTNKAAREMKERIHKLLDCRMSFSWMGTFHSVCLRLLKLCLSKESVVAAMAGSGGRWYDGNFSIYDDDDQKRILKEILKADGDENVEAADVKKAHAAISKFKNSMMVVGNSTLLQTPEVARNNAQYPDEEKYARYYTEYQKKLLESNAMDFDDLLFNTVLMLQKLPNLANQLATRFQYVVVDEYQDTNDVQYELLKLLMNEQHNVTVVGDDDQSIYGWRGANIKIIRNFHRDFAPVTIVKLEQNYRSTSNIVRGAGSVIAHNIRPQEMQKNVFSKQEAGELIHVRHFMDDRSEASAIADTIAKAGPESYAKTAVFYRTNSQSRSLEKALNDRRIPSVIFGGTRFWDRKEIKDIIAYLRVLANERDDAAYLRVINTPPRSIGKTTVETVLEKERNGEGSFWENLLAEANGLGRTAPKLKGFTDLVLGWKALVAAGETPLPILAEKIINDVGYKEFLRKEDEITADERIANLDEMVNAIREFDEEHPGATLDAFLQDISLLTDGDKKVDSSKGQVTLMTIHMAKGLEFNTVHIAGCDEEIFPLIRMSSMMSGSEMNEQMEEERRLFYVGCTRAEKKLFLYHAERRFFQGNIRPFAPSRFLKELDPSVVDFVPCEDFGFGGGFNSFNQDYSQGGGFRAPRMGNPPPPIPRRPGASGSFGSRPSSGSFGGRSSAPSNFGSRGFSGGFSRPGAVPDSIRKNDKRIVYRNPVSVPKPAPAAPAGPRVVYDEFSENPFHQGAKVRHIKYGIGVVQKSYGTGDNARVDVRFGDGVTRTIILKYASLEVV